One Cupriavidus oxalaticus genomic region harbors:
- a CDS encoding ABC transporter permease — MTEIALTTTANAPADPENRESLPTRIFRNRSVRIGGGVVLAYIMVALFGPLIWTTDPYAQDLMMRLRPPAWDARGTLQHPLGTDQLGRDVLARLLEGARVSLTIGFCAASIGAVIGITLGSIAGYFGRLVDHAVMFGLTCKLALPSLLLAMTLIYFIQPSLTTVVCVIGLMHWTLYLVVTRSATQRIRELDYVKASKLAGASARQIIVWDILPNLAGSLLVVFTAEVAVSILAEASLSFLGVGVPSPIPSWGLMISEGKAVMFLNPWIVLLPGVSLFLLVIGVNLLGDGLRDVIQPQTRD, encoded by the coding sequence TACGACAGCGAATGCTCCAGCGGATCCAGAGAATCGCGAGAGCCTGCCAACACGGATCTTTCGTAACCGAAGCGTGCGCATTGGCGGTGGCGTTGTACTTGCCTACATCATGGTTGCGCTTTTCGGGCCGCTCATCTGGACGACGGACCCCTATGCACAGGACCTGATGATGCGCCTGCGCCCGCCGGCGTGGGATGCCAGGGGCACGCTCCAGCATCCACTCGGCACGGACCAGTTGGGCAGGGACGTTCTGGCACGCCTTCTCGAGGGGGCGCGGGTGTCGCTCACCATTGGCTTCTGCGCGGCATCCATCGGCGCCGTCATTGGCATCACGTTGGGATCGATTGCCGGATACTTCGGCCGCCTGGTTGATCACGCCGTCATGTTTGGCCTGACATGCAAGCTTGCGCTGCCCAGCTTGCTGCTGGCGATGACCCTGATTTATTTCATCCAGCCGTCGCTTACGACTGTCGTCTGTGTCATCGGGCTGATGCACTGGACGCTCTACCTGGTCGTAACACGTAGCGCAACACAGCGGATTCGGGAGCTGGACTATGTCAAGGCGTCGAAGCTGGCCGGCGCCAGTGCGCGCCAGATCATCGTCTGGGACATCCTGCCTAACCTGGCTGGCTCGCTGCTGGTCGTATTTACCGCGGAGGTGGCGGTTTCCATCCTGGCGGAAGCATCACTGTCGTTCCTCGGCGTCGGTGTGCCCTCGCCCATCCCTTCCTGGGGGCTGATGATTTCGGAAGGCAAGGCCGTGATGTTCCTGAACCCATGGATTGTCCTGCTGCCAGGCGTATCTCTCTTCCTGCTCGTGATAGGCGTGAACCTGCTCGGCGACGGCTTGCGCGATGTTATCCAGCCACAGACTCGGGATTGA
- a CDS encoding dipeptide ABC transporter ATP-binding protein, producing MLLEVKNLSIKLPLENGLTLHAVRNVNFEIDKGECLGVVGESGSGKSLTALSIPRLLPRRAQCSADTLRVNGLDLTSMSECDLASTVRGTQVGYIFQEPMTALNPVYSIGRQLTETMRCHQAVTGDQAHRRAIELLERVGIASPAKRMASFPHEFSGGQRQRIMIAMALMNRPQLLIADEPTTALDVTVQKQILDLLDDLRRELGMGLLLISHNLGAVASVADNVAVMYAGEIVESAPTGTLFGASRHPYTQGLLQSIPDLGKHEAGTLLPTLPGTVQSFYSQPGSCVFERRCKYAFARCGLEAPKFRAYDRKHAGACHLASAPQPEMVETPKAMLRRPAGDVLLEAKGISMTYSVRGGLFKPRLPLKAVVDVSLLLKKGRTLAIVGESGCGKSTLARMLLGLEQPVSGEVFLDGRDIGAYEPAQRAALVQTVFQDPYSSLNPSRRVSEIVRRPLDLSAAMPAAQRDAHVASLLEKVGLPTRLHHASPGQLSGGQRQRVAIARALATNPALIVCDEPTSALDVSVQAQILNLLLQLRKEFLLTLVFISHDLAVVGHMADEIAVMYLGEVVEYGPAEQILRNPVHPYTKALLASTPTLERREPDEANRILPGVANPMQRPQGCCFSSRCPYRSDVCGERPALSEYEGGRSVRCHVANSLAEAGATAKREIGSRNGMKTETMAMRA from the coding sequence ATGCTCCTTGAAGTAAAGAACCTCAGCATCAAGCTGCCGCTTGAGAACGGTCTCACACTGCATGCTGTTCGTAACGTCAACTTCGAAATCGACAAGGGAGAATGCCTCGGGGTAGTCGGTGAGTCAGGTTCCGGCAAGTCCCTCACCGCACTTTCGATCCCGCGACTGCTGCCACGGCGCGCACAGTGCTCGGCCGACACGCTGCGCGTCAATGGCCTGGACCTGACCAGCATGTCCGAGTGCGACCTGGCGAGCACGGTGCGAGGGACTCAAGTGGGATACATCTTCCAGGAGCCAATGACAGCGTTGAATCCCGTCTATAGCATCGGCCGACAGTTGACGGAGACAATGCGGTGCCATCAGGCAGTGACCGGCGACCAGGCCCACAGGCGCGCGATCGAGCTTCTGGAAAGAGTCGGCATTGCCTCGCCGGCCAAGCGCATGGCGTCGTTTCCGCACGAGTTCTCCGGGGGGCAGCGCCAGCGCATCATGATCGCCATGGCGCTGATGAATCGCCCCCAGCTGCTCATTGCCGACGAGCCCACCACGGCACTCGATGTCACGGTCCAGAAGCAGATTCTGGACTTGCTGGATGACCTGCGCCGGGAGCTCGGCATGGGATTGCTGTTGATCTCCCATAATTTGGGGGCGGTCGCATCCGTCGCCGACAATGTCGCGGTCATGTACGCCGGAGAGATTGTAGAGTCCGCACCGACAGGCACACTCTTCGGCGCTTCGCGGCATCCCTATACGCAGGGCCTGCTGCAATCGATTCCGGATCTGGGGAAGCATGAGGCTGGCACCCTGCTTCCTACGCTGCCTGGCACCGTCCAGTCTTTCTATTCGCAGCCAGGTAGCTGTGTTTTCGAGCGGCGGTGCAAGTACGCGTTTGCCAGATGCGGCCTCGAAGCGCCAAAATTCCGCGCCTACGACAGGAAGCATGCTGGCGCCTGTCATCTTGCCAGTGCGCCGCAACCCGAAATGGTTGAAACACCCAAGGCCATGCTGCGACGGCCTGCGGGAGATGTCCTGCTGGAGGCGAAGGGCATCTCCATGACGTACTCGGTCCGCGGTGGCCTGTTCAAGCCGCGTCTTCCGCTCAAGGCGGTGGTTGACGTGTCCTTGCTTCTCAAGAAGGGCCGGACACTGGCCATCGTGGGAGAGTCGGGATGCGGTAAGTCCACACTTGCTCGAATGCTTCTTGGGTTGGAACAGCCGGTTTCAGGCGAGGTGTTTCTCGATGGACGTGATATTGGAGCGTATGAACCGGCGCAGCGGGCGGCGCTTGTGCAGACCGTATTTCAGGACCCGTACTCATCGCTCAATCCGAGTCGCAGGGTCAGCGAGATTGTAAGGCGGCCGCTTGACCTGTCTGCGGCCATGCCCGCAGCGCAACGTGACGCGCATGTGGCCAGCTTGCTCGAGAAAGTCGGCCTGCCAACACGGCTACACCATGCTTCACCCGGCCAGCTTTCCGGCGGCCAGCGCCAACGCGTGGCAATTGCACGTGCCCTGGCAACCAACCCGGCTCTGATTGTCTGCGACGAGCCGACATCGGCCCTGGATGTCTCGGTTCAAGCGCAGATCCTGAACCTTCTGCTGCAACTCCGAAAGGAGTTTTTGCTGACGCTGGTGTTCATCAGCCATGATCTCGCTGTGGTGGGCCACATGGCGGACGAGATTGCGGTGATGTACCTGGGCGAGGTCGTCGAATACGGTCCCGCTGAGCAGATCCTCAGGAATCCGGTCCATCCGTATACCAAAGCGCTGCTCGCAAGCACGCCGACCCTGGAGCGGCGGGAACCCGATGAAGCGAATCGGATCTTGCCGGGCGTCGCGAACCCGATGCAAAGGCCGCAAGGCTGCTGCTTCTCCTCCCGGTGCCCATACCGGTCGGATGTTTGCGGTGAACGACCGGCGTTGAGCGAGTATGAGGGCGGGCGTTCGGTTCGGTGCCATGTTGCGAACTCACTGGCGGAGGCCGGTGCCACTGCGAAGAGGGAGATCGGTTCACGCAATGGCATGAAGACGGAGACCATGGCCATGCGGGCATGA
- a CDS encoding MFS transporter, whose amino-acid sequence MRVLRQPRVAAYYLVHTWAQIGTWVQQVVVGWFAWEQTHSEVLLGFLIFVQFAPSFVISPLAGILADRGKVMQVVVISDAICGLTSLGMAALAFTGNLTTLALIGCALLVGICGSFSQPARQVLLTRLVEKSEIASAVSVNSVSMNIARSVGPLGAAYLITNDLSYFAFALSGVAALADAMFVRAFFRKGAGTVPIAPLRRESLIVTLKGAFTVVLDDPSMRLVFLVYLAYALLGRPVIDMLPAIVDSILRQDARVLGNINALFGVLAIAAGLLLSLVSHARALLKVLVASLVFLAAGTAMLSLSSSELGGYFAIGIFALGQAAVNICSSAFAQMQAVETHKGRVVALHVMTFRAGAAVGGLLVGYVAGLMGLANVMIAIAACLCVVFACAIGSAMRFRG is encoded by the coding sequence ATGAGAGTTCTTCGCCAGCCGCGGGTCGCTGCATATTACCTGGTGCATACCTGGGCGCAGATCGGGACATGGGTCCAACAGGTGGTCGTGGGATGGTTCGCTTGGGAGCAGACCCATTCGGAAGTGCTGCTCGGCTTCCTGATCTTTGTTCAGTTCGCGCCGTCGTTCGTCATATCTCCGCTCGCGGGAATACTGGCCGACCGGGGGAAGGTGATGCAGGTTGTCGTCATCTCTGACGCGATCTGTGGCCTGACGTCCCTGGGCATGGCAGCGCTGGCTTTTACGGGAAACCTGACGACCCTTGCGTTGATTGGGTGCGCGCTGCTCGTGGGGATATGCGGGAGCTTTTCGCAACCGGCCCGCCAGGTACTGCTCACCAGGCTCGTCGAGAAGAGCGAAATCGCCAGTGCTGTATCGGTGAACTCCGTGTCGATGAATATCGCGCGATCGGTTGGACCGCTTGGCGCGGCATATTTGATAACGAACGACCTCTCCTATTTTGCGTTTGCGTTGAGTGGCGTCGCCGCACTTGCGGATGCCATGTTTGTGCGAGCCTTCTTCCGCAAGGGCGCGGGAACGGTGCCGATAGCGCCTTTGCGGCGGGAATCTCTCATCGTTACGCTGAAGGGGGCATTCACCGTGGTCCTTGACGACCCGTCCATGCGTTTGGTTTTTCTGGTCTACCTCGCCTACGCGCTGCTCGGTCGTCCCGTTATCGACATGCTGCCGGCAATCGTCGACAGTATTCTGCGACAGGATGCAAGGGTGCTCGGCAATATCAACGCATTGTTCGGCGTTCTTGCTATTGCGGCTGGCCTCTTGCTTTCGCTTGTCAGTCATGCTCGGGCCTTGCTGAAGGTTCTGGTGGCTTCGCTTGTCTTCCTTGCCGCTGGCACGGCAATGCTTTCGCTGTCGTCCTCGGAGCTGGGCGGTTATTTCGCCATCGGCATTTTTGCGCTCGGCCAGGCGGCTGTGAACATCTGCTCAAGTGCCTTCGCTCAGATGCAGGCCGTTGAGACGCACAAGGGGAGGGTGGTCGCGCTCCATGTCATGACGTTCCGCGCCGGCGCTGCCGTGGGCGGCTTGCTCGTCGGATATGTGGCAGGGCTGATGGGCCTGGCGAACGTCATGATAGCCATTGCAGCCTGCCTTTGCGTCGTGTTCGCATGTGCCATTGGGAGTGCCATGCGATTCCGCGGTTGA
- a CDS encoding DUF3830 family protein — translation MEIELKAGPFSFLARLEQDISPAACGWLMERLPAHWEFLQGRWSGHAVFARLNGTARHIGQGGISRPDAGQILLCAGDDREGGELLIPYGPTRFACPSGELFGHHVLTVTTGQERLADLGTLIHERGSLSISYRRCSTPWR, via the coding sequence ATGGAAATCGAATTGAAGGCGGGTCCCTTTTCATTTCTGGCAAGGCTTGAGCAGGACATCTCGCCAGCAGCATGTGGCTGGCTGATGGAAAGGCTGCCGGCTCATTGGGAGTTCCTGCAAGGGCGCTGGAGCGGCCATGCCGTTTTCGCCAGGCTGAACGGAACCGCAAGGCATATCGGCCAGGGTGGCATATCACGGCCAGACGCTGGCCAGATTCTGCTTTGCGCAGGGGATGACCGTGAAGGCGGAGAGCTTTTGATTCCTTACGGGCCCACGCGCTTTGCCTGCCCCAGCGGCGAACTGTTTGGCCACCACGTGCTTACGGTGACGACGGGGCAAGAGCGGCTTGCCGATCTCGGCACACTCATTCATGAGCGGGGAAGCCTTTCCATTTCGTACCGGCGCTGTTCTACGCCCTGGCGCTAG
- the alc gene encoding allantoicase: MIRQRSEPSEAFLRSERAYVDLADERLGAIVVAASDEWYAPASRMLNPKAANYYYHDDEGMRWVDGWETSRRRKAGNEWCVIKLGRPGQITAVGFDTSFYTGNYPLAASVQACAVSADNDIADAEWTELVPATELAGDSQRLVPVNANRVFTHVRLNIFPDGGMARFRVFGLVQLPQSFSAAGQRDLAALENGARVVGCSDTHFGAVRAMIAPGPSVEWGKGWETRRLRKPGHDWAVIALAAPGTLERVLVDTTYYTGNFPAAFSLQGACLEHAPDEVVLNQAMHWPELVGRSDLKGGCQNTVELGAAHRDTLVTHVRLNIYPDGGVTRLRILGAPGLMAR; encoded by the coding sequence ATGATTCGACAGCGTTCGGAACCTTCGGAAGCGTTTCTTCGCAGTGAACGGGCGTACGTGGACCTGGCGGACGAGCGTTTGGGTGCGATCGTCGTAGCGGCGTCTGACGAGTGGTATGCGCCGGCATCGCGCATGCTTAACCCGAAAGCGGCGAACTACTACTACCATGATGACGAAGGAATGCGCTGGGTAGACGGGTGGGAGACTTCTCGCCGACGCAAGGCTGGCAACGAATGGTGTGTCATCAAGCTTGGCCGGCCGGGCCAGATCACTGCGGTAGGCTTCGACACCAGCTTCTATACCGGCAACTATCCGCTGGCCGCGTCGGTGCAAGCCTGCGCCGTTTCGGCGGATAACGATATCGCTGATGCCGAATGGACCGAGCTAGTGCCCGCTACCGAGCTTGCAGGCGACAGCCAGCGACTGGTTCCAGTCAACGCGAACCGGGTCTTCACACATGTTCGGCTGAACATTTTTCCGGACGGCGGGATGGCTCGCTTTCGTGTCTTCGGGCTGGTCCAGTTGCCGCAGTCGTTCAGCGCCGCTGGCCAGCGCGACCTGGCGGCACTGGAGAACGGCGCCCGCGTTGTCGGCTGCAGCGATACGCACTTCGGCGCAGTACGGGCCATGATTGCCCCCGGTCCCTCAGTGGAGTGGGGCAAGGGCTGGGAAACCAGGCGTCTGAGGAAGCCGGGTCATGACTGGGCTGTGATTGCCTTGGCGGCACCGGGGACGCTGGAGCGCGTCCTGGTCGATACGACCTACTACACGGGCAACTTTCCAGCCGCCTTTTCGTTGCAAGGCGCATGCCTTGAGCATGCTCCCGATGAGGTTGTCCTGAACCAGGCGATGCACTGGCCGGAACTGGTCGGGCGCAGCGATCTGAAGGGTGGCTGCCAGAACACCGTCGAGCTCGGCGCGGCGCATCGGGATACGCTCGTCACCCATGTCCGACTGAATATCTACCCCGACGGCGGCGTGACAAGACTCCGGATCCTGGGAGCGCCTGGACTGATGGCGCGCTAA
- a CDS encoding formamidase — MNGLGGLNQTENGVIVGLLQLRKADIATPEDLRLSADRLASFVHQVKKGRPNVDIIVFPEYSLNGASKALSAELQCTVDGPHVGALRDACRRANVWACFSFMELNPDGNPYNSAVLVNNEGQICLHYRKLHPWVPAEPWEPGNLGIPVCEGPKGSRIAVAICHDAMFPEVARECAYKGAELMIRIAGYSSSLRHQWHLTAQADAFCNLMYTASVCGCSATGPFGGMGEAIVVGFDGVPIRYGSNKEDELITAEIRPDLVREARRTWGAENNIYQLGHRGFVAVRGGANDCPYTYMQDLVTGQYSLPWEDEVLIKDGTMAGHPPPRQA, encoded by the coding sequence ATGAACGGACTGGGCGGGCTGAATCAGACGGAGAACGGGGTCATCGTGGGCCTGCTGCAGCTTCGAAAAGCCGACATCGCAACGCCGGAGGACCTGCGCCTCTCTGCTGACAGGCTCGCGTCTTTCGTGCACCAGGTAAAGAAAGGGCGTCCAAACGTCGACATCATTGTCTTTCCGGAGTACTCGCTCAATGGGGCATCGAAGGCATTGAGCGCTGAACTCCAGTGCACCGTGGACGGGCCGCATGTTGGCGCGCTTCGGGATGCGTGCCGCCGGGCCAATGTATGGGCATGCTTCTCCTTCATGGAACTCAACCCGGACGGCAATCCATACAACTCGGCAGTTCTGGTCAACAATGAAGGCCAGATCTGCCTGCACTACCGCAAACTTCACCCGTGGGTTCCCGCAGAGCCGTGGGAGCCGGGCAACCTGGGCATACCGGTGTGTGAAGGACCCAAGGGGTCCAGGATTGCCGTGGCCATCTGCCACGACGCGATGTTTCCCGAGGTCGCTCGGGAGTGCGCCTACAAGGGGGCGGAGTTGATGATTCGCATCGCCGGGTATTCCTCGTCACTGCGTCATCAATGGCATCTGACTGCACAGGCCGACGCCTTCTGCAACCTGATGTACACGGCAAGCGTTTGCGGATGCTCGGCGACAGGCCCGTTTGGCGGGATGGGCGAAGCCATCGTCGTGGGGTTCGATGGGGTGCCCATCCGCTATGGCAGCAACAAGGAAGATGAATTGATTACCGCCGAAATCCGACCGGACCTGGTGCGCGAGGCACGCCGGACATGGGGTGCTGAAAACAATATCTACCAGCTGGGCCACAGAGGCTTCGTAGCGGTTCGTGGCGGCGCGAACGACTGCCCGTATACGTATATGCAAGACCTGGTCACGGGGCAGTACAGCCTGCCCTGGGAAGATGAAGTCCTCATAAAGGATGGCACGATGGCCGGACACCCGCCTCCGCGGCAAGCATAA
- a CDS encoding porin, producing MTLYGVADAAVDYVSAKGAAAGSAADKPGLTRLSSQGSYWGIRGSEDLGGGLDAVFQLEGNFSIDSGASSTPFFNRDTFVGLRHRPVGTLTLGVNTTSVRALGNALDLTPGANTGIGALQSLVSSMNGISTDHDSRLQNSVRYRSASFYGVEIGAQYGFGEARAEGTGRNDYVIGAGLAYSSGPLYIAYAYEDRHDKNKTGLAQANGHDEKHRVGVKYQVTEQWLIGALYDRSASNGQFSNGDGRLRRDAWALVTEYDWGVHEIYAMYARASDISCQGATAGNGVNCGSSSQTGAQLWTFGYNYNLSKRTMIRTTISKIFNQAAAKYDFSNGRTGAAAGADPFGVSVGLRHRF from the coding sequence GTGACACTCTACGGCGTGGCGGACGCCGCGGTCGATTACGTAAGTGCCAAGGGCGCGGCCGCGGGCTCGGCGGCTGACAAGCCGGGGCTCACCCGGCTGAGTTCGCAGGGATCGTACTGGGGTATCCGTGGTTCGGAAGACCTGGGCGGCGGCCTGGATGCCGTCTTCCAGCTGGAAGGCAACTTTTCGATTGATTCTGGCGCGTCCAGCACGCCCTTTTTTAATCGGGATACGTTCGTAGGATTGCGGCATCGACCGGTGGGGACTCTCACACTGGGTGTGAACACCACCAGCGTTCGTGCACTGGGCAACGCCCTTGATCTTACGCCGGGTGCAAATACAGGCATCGGGGCGTTGCAGTCGTTGGTCTCGAGCATGAACGGAATTTCAACCGACCACGACTCACGGCTGCAAAACTCGGTGCGCTACCGATCCGCCTCCTTCTATGGGGTCGAGATAGGCGCGCAGTATGGCTTTGGCGAGGCACGCGCCGAGGGGACTGGCCGTAACGACTACGTCATTGGTGCTGGGCTTGCTTACTCAAGCGGTCCCCTCTACATCGCTTACGCATACGAAGACCGGCACGACAAGAACAAGACCGGGCTGGCACAGGCCAATGGCCACGACGAAAAGCATCGCGTCGGCGTGAAGTACCAGGTGACTGAGCAGTGGCTCATCGGCGCACTGTATGACCGGTCGGCCAGCAATGGCCAGTTCTCAAATGGTGATGGCCGCCTGCGCCGGGATGCATGGGCTCTTGTTACCGAATATGACTGGGGTGTCCACGAAATCTATGCCATGTATGCACGTGCAAGCGACATCAGTTGCCAGGGGGCCACTGCAGGCAACGGAGTCAATTGTGGTTCCAGTAGCCAGACAGGCGCACAGCTGTGGACCTTCGGCTACAACTACAACCTGAGCAAGCGAACAATGATTCGCACAACGATTTCGAAGATCTTCAATCAGGCGGCGGCCAAGTACGACTTTTCCAACGGCCGTACCGGAGCGGCTGCTGGTGCCGACCCATTCGGCGTTTCGGTTGGACTGCGCCATCGCTTCTAA
- the allE gene encoding (S)-ureidoglycine aminohydrolase — translation MTKRQIQPPGVFAHHRAAVTTHYAVMPPEGILESRIPGIEKTTISVQATPGLGAKFAQLLLQIQGGGGMTAVRNDGMQAFFYVVSGNVSLELEGKTHELKAGSFAYAPAGTGVRVYNPGADEARVVWIKKPYERLDGVEAPAALVSHEQDVEKVNKHTKGRTWQHLLPDENPAFDFAINILSFEPGNYFPMVETHVMEHGLYMLEGQGMYLLQNDWHECWAEDFIYMAPFCPQFFYATGWSKATYLLYKNVNRDFTF, via the coding sequence ATGACGAAGCGACAAATTCAGCCCCCCGGTGTATTCGCTCACCATCGTGCGGCCGTAACCACCCACTATGCGGTGATGCCGCCCGAGGGCATTCTGGAAAGCCGCATTCCTGGCATCGAGAAGACCACCATCAGCGTCCAGGCTACGCCTGGGCTGGGCGCGAAGTTTGCTCAGTTACTGCTGCAAATCCAGGGTGGCGGCGGAATGACGGCCGTGCGTAACGACGGTATGCAGGCCTTCTTCTACGTTGTCTCCGGCAATGTGTCCCTGGAACTGGAAGGCAAGACGCACGAACTGAAGGCGGGCAGCTTTGCCTATGCGCCTGCAGGAACTGGCGTGCGCGTGTACAACCCCGGCGCGGACGAAGCGCGCGTCGTATGGATCAAGAAACCGTACGAGCGCCTTGACGGTGTGGAAGCCCCGGCCGCCCTGGTCTCACACGAGCAAGATGTCGAGAAGGTGAACAAGCACACCAAGGGCCGCACCTGGCAGCATCTGTTGCCCGACGAGAATCCGGCGTTCGACTTCGCCATCAACATCCTGAGTTTCGAGCCTGGCAACTACTTTCCCATGGTGGAAACGCATGTCATGGAACATGGTCTCTATATGCTCGAAGGGCAGGGGATGTACCTGCTGCAGAATGACTGGCACGAGTGCTGGGCCGAGGACTTCATCTACATGGCACCGTTCTGTCCGCAGTTCTTCTATGCGACGGGTTGGTCCAAGGCGACGTACCTGCTTTACAAGAACGTGAATCGCGATTTCACCTTCTAA
- a CDS encoding FadR/GntR family transcriptional regulator, with the protein MQTLIYSGEWAADSQIPSQRELAELLGVSRSSLREAISSLEGMGLVRVEPGRGVFVASLEQQAAVGRNSEVHQIDHTPSELYEARLLMEGWAAALAAIHITDDDIATLRKLLGQMEITVKNHDVTHLNQLDFEFHSLIAACCGNRLIRALLAPIFSEEEMGAPRLSDTAFLSSRVKEHREIVEALATRNPSLAQMAMRNHVLRSAKRVQVELPDHVHQLP; encoded by the coding sequence ATGCAGACATTGATCTACAGCGGCGAATGGGCGGCGGACAGCCAGATCCCTTCGCAGCGCGAGTTGGCGGAGCTGCTCGGCGTAAGCCGCTCTTCATTGCGCGAGGCGATCTCGTCCCTGGAGGGGATGGGACTGGTGCGTGTAGAGCCCGGCAGAGGCGTGTTTGTTGCATCGCTCGAGCAGCAAGCTGCGGTCGGCAGAAACTCTGAAGTTCATCAAATCGACCATACGCCGAGCGAGCTTTACGAAGCACGTCTCTTGATGGAGGGTTGGGCCGCCGCGCTGGCAGCCATCCATATCACAGATGACGATATTGCAACGCTACGAAAGCTGCTGGGGCAAATGGAGATAACTGTAAAGAATCATGACGTCACTCATTTGAATCAGCTGGATTTTGAATTTCACTCGCTGATAGCAGCTTGCTGCGGCAACCGACTGATTCGCGCACTGCTCGCCCCGATTTTCTCGGAGGAAGAAATGGGCGCCCCCCGTCTCTCCGACACGGCGTTCCTCAGCAGCCGGGTCAAGGAACACAGAGAAATCGTGGAAGCCCTGGCAACGCGCAATCCGAGCCTGGCCCAAATGGCCATGCGCAACCACGTCCTGCGCAGCGCAAAGCGTGTCCAGGTAGAGCTGCCTGATCACGTGCATCAGCTGCCTTGA
- a CDS encoding ureidoglycolate lyase, producing MRITLKLEPLTKAAFTPFGEVIEACAGAFHHINEGMVERYHDLAVVDALALGGKAGISIMRAKPYVLPLEVVFLERHPLSSQAFIPMKPTSFIVVVAPRGASVEAGEIRAFIAKPGQGINYAPGVWHHVLLPTEACDFVVVDRIGSGPNCDKFVLSEDVRPVIPAFGQGMDHAIFDCSAAEK from the coding sequence ATGCGCATCACCCTTAAGCTAGAACCTTTGACCAAGGCGGCCTTTACGCCGTTCGGAGAGGTCATTGAGGCCTGTGCGGGCGCTTTCCACCATATCAACGAAGGGATGGTCGAACGCTACCATGACCTCGCCGTGGTCGATGCACTGGCGCTTGGCGGGAAGGCCGGCATCAGCATCATGCGTGCAAAACCGTATGTGTTGCCGTTGGAAGTGGTGTTTCTTGAGCGTCACCCGTTGTCGAGCCAGGCCTTCATTCCCATGAAGCCGACCAGCTTTATCGTAGTGGTCGCTCCCCGCGGCGCTTCGGTGGAGGCAGGCGAGATTCGCGCATTCATCGCCAAGCCCGGACAAGGAATCAACTACGCCCCAGGGGTATGGCATCACGTGCTGCTGCCCACCGAAGCGTGTGACTTCGTTGTGGTTGACCGGATCGGCTCCGGTCCGAACTGCGACAAGTTTGTGCTTTCAGAGGACGTGCGACCCGTCATTCCCGCGTTCGGGCAGGGAATGGATCATGCAATCTTCGATTGCAGCGCCGCAGAGAAATAA